GTCCTGTACTCCACCCTCGCCAAGGCGCCCACCCTGGACGAGGCCGACAAGCGCACCTCCACCCGACACTTCCTGCGGGAACTGAACCGCTTCGGCCTGACCTCGGCGGTGGACGCGGCCGGCGGCTTCCAGAACTTCCCCGACAACTACGCCACCGTCACCGACCTGGCCCGCACGGGAGAGCTGACCCTGCGGATCGCCTACCACCTGTTCCCGCAGACGGCCGGCCAGGAGATCGCCGACCTGACCCGTTGGACCGAGACGGTCAGTCCCGAGGACGGCGACGAGTGGCTCCGCCTGAACGGCGCGGGCGAGAACCTGACCTGGGCTGCCGCCGACTTCGAGAACTTCTCCGAACCGCGACCCGAACTCGCCGCCGGCTACGAGAGCGAGTTCGAGACGGCGGTGCGGCTCCTTCTGGAGAAGGGTTGGGGCTTTCGCCTGCACGCCACCTACGACGAGACGATCCGCCGCGACCTGGCCGTCTTCGAGAAGCTCGCCGCCGAAGGACTGTTCCCGGGAGCCGGCCGCTGGCTCTTCGACCACGCCGAAACGGTCTCCGACGACAGCCTGGACCGCATCGCCGCGCTCGGCGGCGCCCTGTCCGTCCAGAACCGGATGTCGTTCCAGGGCGCCGCCTTCCTGGACCGGTACGGGCACGAGGCCACCTCCCGCACACCGCCGGTCCGCGCGATGCTGGACCGCGGCCTGACCGTCGCCGCGGGGACGGACGCCACGCGCGTGTCCTCGTACAACCCGTGGGTCTCGCTGCACTGGCTGGTGACGGGCCGGACCGTCGGCGGTACGTCGCTCTACCCGGCCGGGAACCTCGTCGACCGGGAGACGGCGCTGGTCCTCTACACCCGCGGCGGTGCCCGACTCACCGGCGAGGACGACGTGAAGGGCGTCCTGAAGGAGGGCTTCCTCGGCGACCTCGCCATCCTGACGCAGGACTACCTGACCGTCCCCGAGGACGCGATCCCCGACATCGAGTCCGTCCTCACGGTCGTCGGCGGTCGGATCGTCCACGCCACGGCCGAGTACGAGGGCCTCGACGAGCCGGTCCCGCCGGTCAGCCCGCACTGGAGCCCGGTGGCCCACTTCGGCGGCTACCAGGCCCGGCCGGCGTACGGGGCGGGCGGGGCCGGCGGTGTCCGGCAGGCCGACGCGATGGCGGAGGTCGCGGCGGAGTCCGAACACCACCGGCTCTGGCGTGTCGCGCGGGGCGAGGCGCCCGACGCGGCGCCGCCCGTCGCCGACCCCTGCTTCACGCACTGACGGCCCCGCACACGCCCGGCTTCACGCTGAACGGTCCCACGCACCGAACGGTCCCACGCACCGAACGGCTTCACGCACCGAACAAGGGAACCCACCACATGAGTACCGCCTCCGTCCCCGGCGAGGCCGGGGACACCGAACCGGCGCCGCCCGGCCGCCGGTTCGAACCGGACCTCAGGGCGATGACGCGGATCAACCTGCGGCCGATCGCCTCGCCCATGCCGCTCGGCTTCTTCACCGTGGCCATCGCCTCCGTGATGACCGGCTGTCTCCAACTCGGCGTCTTCGAGGCCGGGGACCGGCGTGCCGTGGCCCTAAGCGTGCTGCCCGCGTTCGCGCTGCAACTCGTGGTGAGCGTCCTCGCCTTCGGGGCCCGGGACGTGATCGCGGCCACGCTCATGGGAACCTTCGCGGGCAGTTGGCTCGCGTACGCCCTGGTCGTCGGTACCGGAGCCGCCGGCGGGCACCGGGTGCTCGGGGTGTTCAACCTCGCGTTCCTGTGCTTCGGGGCGCTGATGGCGGCCGTGACCCGGCCCAAACGGGCCCTGTGGCTGGTTCTGGTGGTGTCCCTGCCCCGCTGGGCGGCCACCGGACTGGCCGGGCTGACCGGGGCCGACTGGATCGGGTACACGGCGGGCGCCCTCGGCATCGCGGTGGCGCTGGTCGCCACGTACGCGGCCTTCGCGTTGATGCTGGAGGACATGCGCAGTGAGGAGGTCCTCCCCATCGGCCGCAGCGGGCCCGCCCACACGGCCGTCGAGGGCGACCTCGCGGTCCAGCTCCGGAATCTCGAACGGCAGGCGGGTGTGCGGCGCACGCTCTGAACGGCCGTGCCGGTGCGATGTCGCAGGTCACCGGGGTGCGGCGGGCTTCGACCCCGCACGGCCGGGCCCGCCGGCCCGCTGGGGAGACCGCGTCAGGCGGGACCCCTTGAAAGATCAAACTGGTGTCGGGTTAGCATATGAGCGCCGCCTAGCTCGAAAGATAAACCTGTGACTGTCAATGACGACTCGTTCACCAACTGGAAAAACCGCGAGGAGATCGCGGAATCGATGATCCCGATCATCGGGAAGCTGCATCGCGAGCGGGACGTCACCGTCCTGCTGCACAGCCGCTCCTTGGTGAACAAGTCGGTGGTCAGCATCCTGAAGACCCACCGATTCGCCCGTCAGATCGCCGGCGAGGAGCTCTCGGTCACCGAGACCCTGCCGTTCCTGGAGGCGCTCACCCCGCTCGACCTCGGTCCGTCCCAGATCGACATCGGGATGCTCGCCGCGACCTACAAGAGCGACACCCGAGGCCTCTCGGTGGGCGAGTTCACGGCCGAGGCCGTGTCCGGCGCCACCGGCGACAACAAGATCGAGTCCCGCGAGTCGCGTGACGTCGTCCTGTACGGCTTCGGCCGCATCGGCCGCCTCGTCGCCCGCCTGCTGATCGAGAAGGCCGGTTCCGGCAACGGTCTGCGCCTGCGCGCCATCGTCGTCCGCCAGGGCGGCGACCAGGACATCGTCAAGCGCGCCTCGCTGCTGCGCCGCGACTCCATCCACGGTCAGTTCCAGGGCACGATCACCGTCGACGAGGCGAACAGCAAGATCATCGCCAACGGCAACGAGATCAAGGTGATCTACGCCGGGGACCCGTCGGAGATCGACTACACGGCGTACGGCATCAAGGACGCCATCCTCATCGACAACACCGGCAAGTGGCGCGACCGCGAGGGCCTCTCCAAGCACCTGCGCCCCGGCATCGACAAGGTCGTCCTGACCGCTCCGGGCAAGGGCGACGTCCCGAACATCGTCCACGGCGTCAACCACGACATGATCAAGCCGGACGAGCAGATCCTGTCCTGCGCCTCCTGCACCACCAACGCGATCGTCCCGCCGCTCAAGGCGATGGCGGACGAGTACGGCGTCCTGCGCGGCCACGTGGAGACCGTCCACTCGTTCACCAACGACCAGAACCTGCTGGACAACTACCACCCGGCCGACCGTCGAGGCCGCTCCGCGCCGCTCAACATGGTCATCACCGAGACCGGCGCCGCCTCCGCCGTCGCCAAGGCGCTGCCCGAACTCAAGGCGCCGATCACCGGCAGCTCGATCCGCGTCCCGGTGCCGGACGTGTCGATCGCGATCCTCAGCCTGCGGCTCGGTCGCGAGACCACCCGCGAGGACGTCCTCGACTACCTGCGGAACGTGTCGCTGACCTCGCCGCTCAAGCGGCAGATCGACTTCACCACCGCCCCCGACGCGGTGTCGAGCGACTTCATCGGCTCGCGCCACGCCTCGATCGTCGACGCGGGTGCCACCAAGGTCGACGGTGACAACGCGATCCTCTACCTCTGGTACGACAACGAGTTCGGCTACTCCTGCCAGGTCATCCGCGTCGTCCAGCACGTCTCCGGGGTGGAGTACCCGACCTTCCCGGCCCCGGCGGTCTGATCCCGCCGCACGACCGACCCGGTGTCCCGCCCGACGGGGCGGCGGCGGGCCGGCGACCGATGCCGACGGCATCCGGTCCCGGCCCCACCGCCGCCCCGTCGGCGTGTGCGGGCCCGGCGGTCGTGGCCCCTCCCGCCCCGTGCGTCCTTACCGTGCCGTGAAGCCTCCCGCTTCCCGCGCGCATCAGCCGGGCGCCGCTGGGAAGGACAACCTCATGAGCGTTTCCACCCCGCCTCCCGGCCCGCACCGTCCGACCGCCCACTCCCGGACGGTCCGCCGTCTCCCGGCCCGGATCACGGCGGTCGGGGCAGCCGCCGTCCTGTGCCTGGTGGCGTCCACCACCGGCGCCCGGGCGATCGTCCACGGGAAGGACTCCACCGAGGCGTATCCGTTCATGGCATCGATCCCGATGACGCTGGACGAGGGCCCCGCCTCCCTCGGCGGAGTCTGTGGAGGCGCGCTGATCGCCCCCCAGTGGGTGGTGACGGCCGCACACTGCGCCCAGGACGTCGGGGCGACCCACCCGACCGGGACGGTGCGGATCGGCAGCGCCGCACGGCATTCGGGCGGCACGGTCGCCAAGATCGTCCAGAAGGTGGTCCACCCGGGGTACGACGGCCTGGGCGAGGAGCGTTCGACCAACGACATCGCCCTGCTGAAGCTCGACCGCCCCGTCCGGCAGAAGCCCGTCGCCATGGCCGACCACGCGCCGAAGGTGGGCGCGTCCACCCGGGTCATCGGCTTCGGAACCGTCGTCGACGCCCTGGACCCCGCACACTGGGTGTTCCCCGAGCGCCTCCAGGAACTCGACACCCGCAGCATCGCCACCGGCGAGTGCGCCGAGATCAACGGGAAGAGCGAGCTGTGCACTGCCGCCCGCACCCCCCGGGCGATGGCCTGCTCCGGCGACTCCGGAGGTCCGCAGATCCAGCGCCTCGCCGGCCGCTGGCAGCTCGTCGGCGCCACCTCCGGCGACGGCGACCACGCCGCCGACCCGCACTGCGCCGGCGGCCCCGGGATCTGGACCTCCGTGCCCGCGCACAAGGGCTGGATCACCAAGACCATCGCGGCGCACCACTGAGCACACCCGGGGCGCCGGTCCGCTGTTCCCTCAGGGAACGATCAGGGTCTTGCCGCGGGCCTCGCCCCGGTGCATCGCGTCGATCGCTGCCGGAGCCTCGGCGAGGGGGCGGACGCCGTGGATGGCCGGCGTCAGTTCACCCGCCTCGACGTGCCGCCCGAGGACGTCCAGGTCGGCCCGGCGCTCCGCGGCCATGAACGGCTTGAGGGTGTGCCGCACGAACGGGTTCAGCAGCGCCGCGCGCAGCACCCGGGCCATCGTGCCGATCCAGCGACCACCCCCTTCGCCACCGACGAGGACGAGCGTCCCCCGAGGGGTCAAGGCCCGTCTCAGGTGCGAGAGGGCGCGGTTGCCTGCGGTGTCGAGTATGAGGTCATAGGTGCGGACGCCGTCGGCGAACTCCTCGCGGGTGTAGTCGACGACCTCGTCCGCGCCGAGCGAGCGCACCAGCTCCGTCTTCGAGGTGCTGCACACGCCGGTGACGTGCGCGCCGTACGCCTTGGCCAGCTGTACCGCGTACGTGCCCACCCCGCCCGCCGCGCCGATGACCAGGACCCGCTGTCCCGGTCGGACGCGGCCCGCGTCGCGCAGGGCCTGGAGCGCGGTGAGGCCCGAGACGGGGAGGGCCGCCGCGTGCTCCGGGGGAATGCCCGCGGGCACGGCGGCGATCTTGTCCTGTCGGGCGGTCGCGTACTCGGCGAACGAACCCTCGCAGATGCCGAACACCTCGTCCCCCACCCGGAAGTCGGTGACCCCCTCGCCGACGGCCTCGATCCGCCCCGCGACCTCCCGGCCCCGCACGGGCACCTTGGGTCTGCGCAGCCCGTATCCCATGAGGCGGACCAGATGGGGCCGGCCGGTCATGAGGTGCCAGACCCCGGCGTCCAGGGCGGCGGCCCGGACCGCGATCAGCACCTCGCCGCCGCCCGGGGTGGGCGTTTCGACGTCCCGGAGCTCCAGTACCTCGCTGGAGCCGTACATGTCCTGTGTGATCGCCTTCACGGCGCCGTCCCTTCCTCGTGCGTGTGCTGCTCGTCGTACTGCTCGTCCGTGTACTGAAAGACCTGCTCGAGCGGGACGGCGAAGACGCGGGCGATCCGGAACGCCGTTTCGAGGGAGGGCGAGTAGCGGCCCTTCTCGATCGCGATGACGGTCTGCCGGGTCACGCCGATGCGTTCCGCCAGCTCCGCCTGGGTCATCTCCGCGTGCTCGAAGCGCAGGGTCCGGATCCGGTTCGTGATGCCGGTCGCCTTCACCACGACTGGAACCCCCACCGGTAGGCGGCGAGCTTCACGGTGGAACCGAGCAGCGCCGACAGGACGAACCCCAGGTAGATCACGTTGGAGATCCAGAAGTGGTCCGCCTCGGCCATCGACAGGGCCAGTGCGGCCACGGCGCCGATGACGAGGAAGGACTGTCCGGCGAGATCGCCGAGGCGGCCGATCTCCTTGTCCCGCTGATCCTTCGCGTCGGCCTCGCGGGGCGAGGCCAGTGCGACCGCGATGTTCAGGGCGATGGCGGCGACGATCGCGCCGCCGACCGTCCACAGCAGCGGGGCCGCGTACGCGACCTCCGCGAGCGGCACGCCGCCGCCGGACCGCCCCAGCACGACGGCCAGGTAGACGGCGTACCCGGCGACGGCCACCACCGCCGCGATCCATGCGCGCTTCTCCTCGAAGGCCACGTCCGAACCCACTCCCGTGTAAAACAACTTTGACACGAGGAATGTAAAGTCATTCGTACACGGTGTCAATAATTCCTTACATGCCTCCTCGGGTGGCCTCGAACGGGCCGCCCGGGCCGAAGGCCAGCTCGCCGAAGCGCTCACCGATGCGGCGGTGTCCCGCGGGGTCCGGGTGCAGATCGTCGGGCAGGGGCAGTTCCGCGAAGTCGGCCTCGCCGTACAGGGCGCGACCGTCGAGGTGGTGCAGGTGCGGGTCCCCGGCCGCCCTCCGCGCGGTGATGCGGGACAACTCCTCGCGGATGACGGTCAGCGTCAGCCGGCCCGCGGCCACGTCCGCGGGGTCGCCCGTCGCGCGAAAGCGGAGCCGCTGCCCGTCGAACTCCGGCGCGAGGGGGCCCGGGGTGTTCTCCTGGAGGGGGCAGAGCACGGGGGAGACCACCAGCAGGGGCGTGTTCGGGTGGCCCTCGCGGATGGTGTCGAGGAAGCCGTGGACCGCCGGGGTGAAGGCGCGCAGCCGCATCAGGTCGGTGTTCACCAGGTTGATGCCGATCTTGACGCTGATCAGGTCCGCGGGCGTGTCGCGCATGACGCGCGCGACGAACGGGTCGAGCAGGGCGTTGCCGCCGAAGCCCAGGTTGATCAGCTCCACCCCGCCCCGGGCGGCGGCCAGCGCGGGCCAGGTCGAGCGGGGACGCTCGGCGTTGGAACCGTGGCTGATCGAACTGCCGTGGTGCAACCACACGCGGCGGCCGTCGGCGGGCGCCGCCTCCACCGGCGCGTCGGTGCGCAGGGCGATCAACTCGGTCGTCTCCGTGTGCGGCAGCCAGATCTCGACGTCCTTCATCACGTCGGGCAGTCCGGTGAACCGTGCGACGCCGGGCGGACCCGCGGTGGTGACCGCGGTCCCCGCGGCCATGTCGACGGTGTGGACGTTCCCGCCGGTCACGCTCGCCCGACCGGCGAGCTCCCCGTCCACGAGCAGGTCGTACACGCCGGCGGGCCGGGGCGGAGCGCCCTGGTAGGCCATCCGGGTGGGGACCGTCTCCAGCTCGACGGTGGTGGCGCGGGTGCGGAAGACGACCCGCACGCCGGAGGTCTGGGCCTCGGCCATGGCCAGGCCCGGATCGGGGAACTGCTCGCGGACCCAGGCGGGCAGCCGGTGCGGCAGGATGCCCCGGGCGGTGTGTTCCAAGTCGATGGCGCCGCGCACGAAGGCGGGCTCGACGGGGGTGGTGATCCAATCGGTCATGTCGGGTCCTCGGGTGTGGTCAGGCACGGGCTCGGTGAACGTCCACGCACCGCCGCGATCGTGACGGCACGTGACATCCAGCGTGCAACACCGTGCGCACCCGTACCCGCACCGGTCCCGGTTCCGAGGCCCGAGGCTCAGCCGCAGGGCCGGCGGGGCGGTGTCAGGCCGCGAGGCCCGCCAGTACCGAGACGCCCGGGAGTTCGGCGAGCGCCCACCCCGGCAGGATCAGCTTGCCGCGCCGTCGGCCGCTGCCGACGAGAACGTACGGGGCCTCGACCACGGCCGCGTCGATCAGCAGCGACCACGCCGCGGGCAACCCGAGCGGGGTGATCCCCCCGTACTCCATGCCGGTCTCCTCGACGGCGGTGTCCATGGGGGCGAACGACACCTTCCGCGCCGAAAGGTGCTTGCGCACCGCGGTGTTGACGTCCACCCGGGTGTCGGCGAGGGCGAGGCAGGCGGCCAGGGTGGTCTCCCCGCCGCGCTTCGCGGCGACGACCACGCAGTTCGCGGACGCGTCGAGGGGGACGGAGTACGCCTCGCAGAACGCGGCGGTGTCGGCCTTCGCGGGGTCGGTGTCCACGTACAGCACGGA
This region of Streptomyces sp. NBC_00513 genomic DNA includes:
- a CDS encoding amidohydrolase, whose translation is MPVGGISPAPDGRLPAADLIVRNAKVFTGDPDRPAARGVAIRDGRIVGIGDDHELGRLVGPATRVIDALGRRVVPGLNDSHLHVIRGGLNYVLELRWDGVRSLRHALAMLREQAGRTPKGQWIRVVGGWTAEQFVERRMPTVAELNAAAPDTPVFVLHLYQSALMNRAAVRAAGFDRDTPDPRGGQIVRGRDGEPNGVLLAAPSALVLYSTLAKAPTLDEADKRTSTRHFLRELNRFGLTSAVDAAGGFQNFPDNYATVTDLARTGELTLRIAYHLFPQTAGQEIADLTRWTETVSPEDGDEWLRLNGAGENLTWAAADFENFSEPRPELAAGYESEFETAVRLLLEKGWGFRLHATYDETIRRDLAVFEKLAAEGLFPGAGRWLFDHAETVSDDSLDRIAALGGALSVQNRMSFQGAAFLDRYGHEATSRTPPVRAMLDRGLTVAAGTDATRVSSYNPWVSLHWLVTGRTVGGTSLYPAGNLVDRETALVLYTRGGARLTGEDDVKGVLKEGFLGDLAILTQDYLTVPEDAIPDIESVLTVVGGRIVHATAEYEGLDEPVPPVSPHWSPVAHFGGYQARPAYGAGGAGGVRQADAMAEVAAESEHHRLWRVARGEAPDAAPPVADPCFTH
- a CDS encoding GPR1/FUN34/YaaH family transporter, which codes for MSTASVPGEAGDTEPAPPGRRFEPDLRAMTRINLRPIASPMPLGFFTVAIASVMTGCLQLGVFEAGDRRAVALSVLPAFALQLVVSVLAFGARDVIAATLMGTFAGSWLAYALVVGTGAAGGHRVLGVFNLAFLCFGALMAAVTRPKRALWLVLVVSLPRWAATGLAGLTGADWIGYTAGALGIAVALVATYAAFALMLEDMRSEEVLPIGRSGPAHTAVEGDLAVQLRNLERQAGVRRTL
- a CDS encoding glyceraldehyde-3-phosphate dehydrogenase translates to MTVNDDSFTNWKNREEIAESMIPIIGKLHRERDVTVLLHSRSLVNKSVVSILKTHRFARQIAGEELSVTETLPFLEALTPLDLGPSQIDIGMLAATYKSDTRGLSVGEFTAEAVSGATGDNKIESRESRDVVLYGFGRIGRLVARLLIEKAGSGNGLRLRAIVVRQGGDQDIVKRASLLRRDSIHGQFQGTITVDEANSKIIANGNEIKVIYAGDPSEIDYTAYGIKDAILIDNTGKWRDREGLSKHLRPGIDKVVLTAPGKGDVPNIVHGVNHDMIKPDEQILSCASCTTNAIVPPLKAMADEYGVLRGHVETVHSFTNDQNLLDNYHPADRRGRSAPLNMVITETGAASAVAKALPELKAPITGSSIRVPVPDVSIAILSLRLGRETTREDVLDYLRNVSLTSPLKRQIDFTTAPDAVSSDFIGSRHASIVDAGATKVDGDNAILYLWYDNEFGYSCQVIRVVQHVSGVEYPTFPAPAV
- a CDS encoding trypsin-like serine protease, coding for MSVSTPPPGPHRPTAHSRTVRRLPARITAVGAAAVLCLVASTTGARAIVHGKDSTEAYPFMASIPMTLDEGPASLGGVCGGALIAPQWVVTAAHCAQDVGATHPTGTVRIGSAARHSGGTVAKIVQKVVHPGYDGLGEERSTNDIALLKLDRPVRQKPVAMADHAPKVGASTRVIGFGTVVDALDPAHWVFPERLQELDTRSIATGECAEINGKSELCTAARTPRAMACSGDSGGPQIQRLAGRWQLVGATSGDGDHAADPHCAGGPGIWTSVPAHKGWITKTIAAHH
- a CDS encoding NAD(P)-dependent alcohol dehydrogenase, with the protein product MKAITQDMYGSSEVLELRDVETPTPGGGEVLIAVRAAALDAGVWHLMTGRPHLVRLMGYGLRRPKVPVRGREVAGRIEAVGEGVTDFRVGDEVFGICEGSFAEYATARQDKIAAVPAGIPPEHAAALPVSGLTALQALRDAGRVRPGQRVLVIGAAGGVGTYAVQLAKAYGAHVTGVCSTSKTELVRSLGADEVVDYTREEFADGVRTYDLILDTAGNRALSHLRRALTPRGTLVLVGGEGGGRWIGTMARVLRAALLNPFVRHTLKPFMAAERRADLDVLGRHVEAGELTPAIHGVRPLAEAPAAIDAMHRGEARGKTLIVP
- a CDS encoding helix-turn-helix transcriptional regulator codes for the protein MVKATGITNRIRTLRFEHAEMTQAELAERIGVTRQTVIAIEKGRYSPSLETAFRIARVFAVPLEQVFQYTDEQYDEQHTHEEGTAP
- a CDS encoding GDSL-type esterase/lipase family protein; translation: MTDWITTPVEPAFVRGAIDLEHTARGILPHRLPAWVREQFPDPGLAMAEAQTSGVRVVFRTRATTVELETVPTRMAYQGAPPRPAGVYDLLVDGELAGRASVTGGNVHTVDMAAGTAVTTAGPPGVARFTGLPDVMKDVEIWLPHTETTELIALRTDAPVEAAPADGRRVWLHHGSSISHGSNAERPRSTWPALAAARGGVELINLGFGGNALLDPFVARVMRDTPADLISVKIGINLVNTDLMRLRAFTPAVHGFLDTIREGHPNTPLLVVSPVLCPLQENTPGPLAPEFDGQRLRFRATGDPADVAAGRLTLTVIREELSRITARRAAGDPHLHHLDGRALYGEADFAELPLPDDLHPDPAGHRRIGERFGELAFGPGGPFEATRGGM
- a CDS encoding YbaK/EbsC family protein, producing the protein MNDQVRAPFGDFTTVQPALDVSDRLAQPVADALRGWASREAARSVLYVDTDPAKADTAAFCEAYSVPLDASANCVVVAAKRGGETTLAACLALADTRVDVNTAVRKHLSARKVSFAPMDTAVEETGMEYGGITPLGLPAAWSLLIDAAVVEAPYVLVGSGRRRGKLILPGWALAELPGVSVLAGLAA